One segment of Macaca fascicularis isolate 582-1 chromosome 2, T2T-MFA8v1.1 DNA contains the following:
- the STX19 gene encoding syntaxin-19 isoform X2, with protein sequence MKDRLQELKQRTKEIELSRDSHVPTTETEEQGVFLQQAVIYEREPVAERHLHEIQKLQESINNLADNVQKFGQQQKSLVASMRRFSLLKRESTITKEVKIQAEYINRSLNDLVKEVKKSEVENGPSSVVTRILKSQHASMFRHFQQIMFTYNDTIAAKQEKCKTFILRQLDVAGKEMSEEEVNDMLHQGKWEVFNESLLTEINITKAQLSEIEQRHKELVNLENQIKDLRDLFIQISLLVEEQGESINNIEMTVNSTKEYVNNTKEKFGLAVKYKKRNPCRVLCCWCCPCCSSK encoded by the coding sequence atgaAAGACCGACTACAAGAACTAAAGCAGAGAACAAAGGAAATTGAACTCTCTAGAGACAGTCATGTACCAACTACAGAAACAGAGGAGCAAGGGGTGTTTCTGCAGCAAGCTGTTATTTATGAAAGAGAGCCTGTAGCTGAGAGACACCTACATGAAATCCAAAAACTACAGGAAAGTATTAACAATTTGGCAGACAATGTTCAAAAATTTGGGCAGCAGCAGAAAAGTCTGGTGGCTTCAATGAGAAGGTTTAGTCTACTTAAGAGAGAGTCTACCATTACAAAGGAGGTAAAAATCCAGGCAGAATACATCAACAGAAGTTTGAATGATTTAGTTAAAGAAGTTAAAAAGTCAGAGGTTGAAAATGGTCCATCATCAGTGGTCACAAGGATACTTAAATCTCAGCATGCTTCAATGTTCCGCCATTTTCAGCAAATCATGTTTACCTACAATGATACAATAGCAGCAAAGCAAGAGAAGTGCAAGACATTTATTTTGCGTCAGCTTGATGTTGCTGGAAAAGAGATGTCTGAAGAAGAAGTAAATGATATGCTTCATCAAGGAAAATGGGAAGTTTTTAATGAAAGCTTACTTACAGAAATCAATATCACTAAAGCACAACTTTCAGAGATTGAACAGAGACACAAGGAACTTGTTAATTTAGAGAACCAAATAAAGGATTTAAGGGATCTTTTCATTCAGATATCTCTTTTAGTAGAAGAGCAAGGAGAGAGCATCAACAATATTGAAATGACAGTGAATAGTACAAAAGAGTATGTTAATAATACTAAAGAGAAATTTGGACTAgctgtaaaatacaaaaaaagaaatccttgcAGAGTACTGTGTTGTTGGTGCTGTCCATGCTGTAGCTCAAAATAA
- the STX19 gene encoding syntaxin-19 isoform X1, which yields MRCSDFLSKAGLQHGRWKTNKRKKTERRKGKMKDRLQELKQRTKEIELSRDSHVPTTETEEQGVFLQQAVIYEREPVAERHLHEIQKLQESINNLADNVQKFGQQQKSLVASMRRFSLLKRESTITKEVKIQAEYINRSLNDLVKEVKKSEVENGPSSVVTRILKSQHASMFRHFQQIMFTYNDTIAAKQEKCKTFILRQLDVAGKEMSEEEVNDMLHQGKWEVFNESLLTEINITKAQLSEIEQRHKELVNLENQIKDLRDLFIQISLLVEEQGESINNIEMTVNSTKEYVNNTKEKFGLAVKYKKRNPCRVLCCWCCPCCSSK from the exons ATGAGATGTTCCGATTTTCTCTCAAAGGCAGGACTCCAACACGGCAGGTGGAAAACCAACaaaaggaagaagacagaaag gaggaaagggaagatgaAAGACCGACTACAAGAACTAAAGCAGAGAACAAAGGAAATTGAACTCTCTAGAGACAGTCATGTACCAACTACAGAAACAGAGGAGCAAGGGGTGTTTCTGCAGCAAGCTGTTATTTATGAAAGAGAGCCTGTAGCTGAGAGACACCTACATGAAATCCAAAAACTACAGGAAAGTATTAACAATTTGGCAGACAATGTTCAAAAATTTGGGCAGCAGCAGAAAAGTCTGGTGGCTTCAATGAGAAGGTTTAGTCTACTTAAGAGAGAGTCTACCATTACAAAGGAGGTAAAAATCCAGGCAGAATACATCAACAGAAGTTTGAATGATTTAGTTAAAGAAGTTAAAAAGTCAGAGGTTGAAAATGGTCCATCATCAGTGGTCACAAGGATACTTAAATCTCAGCATGCTTCAATGTTCCGCCATTTTCAGCAAATCATGTTTACCTACAATGATACAATAGCAGCAAAGCAAGAGAAGTGCAAGACATTTATTTTGCGTCAGCTTGATGTTGCTGGAAAAGAGATGTCTGAAGAAGAAGTAAATGATATGCTTCATCAAGGAAAATGGGAAGTTTTTAATGAAAGCTTACTTACAGAAATCAATATCACTAAAGCACAACTTTCAGAGATTGAACAGAGACACAAGGAACTTGTTAATTTAGAGAACCAAATAAAGGATTTAAGGGATCTTTTCATTCAGATATCTCTTTTAGTAGAAGAGCAAGGAGAGAGCATCAACAATATTGAAATGACAGTGAATAGTACAAAAGAGTATGTTAATAATACTAAAGAGAAATTTGGACTAgctgtaaaatacaaaaaaagaaatccttgcAGAGTACTGTGTTGTTGGTGCTGTCCATGCTGTAGCTCAAAATAA